The following are from one region of the Coccinella septempunctata chromosome 7, icCocSept1.1, whole genome shotgun sequence genome:
- the LOC123317830 gene encoding protein FAM133B-like: MDSKQTKKQKEKIEETEKDHLGIREETQEEKWERLEREAIATGQIPRRQSIARSPEEKKRKTSCSGSIGVSTDEDLDRTIIERADEDRREQIREKKRRNESMVTEDKSMKEDTRNKDMKSSDMIT; encoded by the coding sequence ATGGAttcaaaacaaacaaaaaaacaaaaagaaaaaattgaagaaacagAGAAAGATCATTTGGGAATAAGAGAGGAAACACAAGAAGAAAAATGGGAGCGATTGGAAAGGGAGGCAATCGCAACTGGGCAAATACCTAGACGCCAATCTATTGCCAGATCACCAGAGGAAAAGAAACGAAAAACTTCATGCTCAGGTTCAATAGGAGTGTCCACAGACGAGGACCTCGACAGAACAATAATAGAACGGGCAGATGAAGATAGGCGGGAACAAATAAGAGAAAAGAAAAGAAGGAATGAAAGCATGGTGACTGAAGACAAAAGTATGAAAGAAGACACGAGAAACAAAGATATGAAAAGTAGTGACATGATAACataa
- the LOC123317829 gene encoding uncharacterized protein LOC123317829: protein MIRRNYGHDRELMKTISERVMKPAFMYASEIWGEKAENKHQQRHINAAQRPLLLQINRTYSTTPTLALQSMAGTPPWWLEAKVYNKNCQSNKLKIQEARARMINRSHPTQRHQDALPRARTESKERRKSNQQCIMNEWQIIWNRGETGRDMYEHCMEIGNDRLDLNFKAAQLMTNHGNMLAYLNRFRLKDTNQ, encoded by the coding sequence ATGATTCGTAGAAATTACGGACATGATAGAGAACTGATGAAAACAATAAGTGAAAGAGTCATGAAACCGGCGTTTATGTACGCATCAGAAATATGGGGCGAAAAAGCAGAAAATAAACACCAACAGAGACACATAAACGCAGCACAGAGGCCACTACTGCTACAAATAAATAGGACATACTCAACTACGCCAACGCTAGCACTGCAAAGTATGGCAGGGACACCACCTTGGTGGTTGGAGGCAAAAGTATACAATAAGAACTGCCAATCAAATAAGCTAAAAATACAAGAGGCCAGAGCCAGAATGATAAACAGGAGCCATCCGACTCAAAGACACCAAGATGCCCTACCCAGAGCTAGGACAGAGTCTAAAGAAAGGAGAAAGTCAAACCAGCAATGTATAATGAATGAATGGCAGATAATATGGAACAGGGGTGAAACAGGTAGAGATATGTATGAACACTGTATGGAGATAGGAAATGATAGGCTCGATCTAAATTTCAAAGCAGCACAGCTGATGACAAATCATGGGAATATGTTAGCCTACCTAAATAGATTTAGATTGAAGGATACAAAccagtga